The proteins below come from a single Acaryochloris sp. CCMEE 5410 genomic window:
- a CDS encoding NAD(P)H-quinone oxidoreductase subunit J codes for MAESSSESTQDEQSVAEEQAAPIIEAGPVAKHLTQAGFKVEALGADHLGVEMIKVTADQLVDVAATLVDDGYNYLMCQGGYDSGPGQELVSMYHLLKLSDDADRPPEVRIKVFLSRKDPRVPSLYWVWKASDWQERESYDMYGIVYEGHPNLTRILMPEDWVGWPLRKDYISPDFYELQDAY; via the coding sequence GTGGCAGAGTCCTCTTCCGAATCAACCCAAGACGAACAATCTGTTGCAGAAGAACAAGCAGCACCCATTATTGAAGCAGGTCCTGTCGCCAAGCATCTTACCCAAGCAGGTTTCAAGGTTGAAGCCCTGGGTGCCGATCATCTCGGCGTAGAAATGATCAAAGTGACCGCTGACCAGCTGGTGGATGTGGCAGCTACTTTGGTCGATGACGGATATAACTATCTCATGTGCCAAGGCGGATATGATTCAGGGCCAGGCCAAGAGTTGGTCAGTATGTATCATCTGCTGAAGCTCAGTGATGATGCAGACCGTCCACCAGAAGTCAGAATTAAAGTTTTTCTCTCTCGAAAAGATCCCCGCGTTCCCTCTCTATATTGGGTCTGGAAAGCCTCTGACTGGCAAGAGCGTGAGTCCTATGATATGTATGGCATCGTCTATGAAGGTCATCCGAATCTGACGCGTATCCTTATGCCTGAAGATTGGGTCGGCTGGCCCCTACGCAAGGATTACATCAGCCCTGATTTCTATGAACTCCAGGATGCTTATTAA
- a CDS encoding inositol-3-phosphate synthase codes for MEKIKIAIIGIGNCASSLIQGIEYYRTKSPEDAIGIMHWDIGGFKPHDIEVVAAFDVDERKVGQDVSKAIFSPPNCTTVFCPNIPDSGVKVSMGKVLDGFSEHMTDHKPEYTFILSQAAEPSKADIVKTLKDSGTEILVNYLPVGSEEATNFYAECAIDAGVGFVNCIPVFIASNPLWAEKFKQNNLPIVGDDIKAQLGATITHRTLSDLFKKRGVKLERTYQLNTGGNTDFLNMLNRSRLASKKESKTEAVQAVLGDRLEDHDIHVGPSDYVSWQQDNKVCFIRMEGKLFGDVPMNLELRLSVEDSPNSAGVSIDAIRCCKLALQAKKGGILHSPSSFFMKHPPQQFTDQEAYEMTEDFIAGRRDD; via the coding sequence GTGGAAAAAATCAAGATAGCGATAATAGGGATTGGCAACTGTGCAAGCTCCCTGATTCAGGGGATTGAATATTACAGAACTAAAAGCCCTGAGGACGCCATTGGCATCATGCATTGGGATATCGGTGGGTTTAAACCCCACGATATTGAAGTCGTTGCAGCGTTTGATGTTGATGAGCGCAAAGTGGGTCAGGATGTCTCTAAAGCTATTTTTTCTCCGCCTAACTGCACCACGGTCTTTTGCCCAAATATTCCCGACAGTGGCGTCAAAGTCTCTATGGGTAAAGTCTTGGATGGCTTTTCTGAGCATATGACCGATCACAAGCCTGAATATACGTTTATTCTCAGTCAGGCAGCAGAACCGTCTAAAGCAGATATTGTCAAAACCCTTAAGGACTCTGGGACCGAGATTCTCGTCAACTATTTACCCGTCGGTTCCGAAGAAGCTACGAACTTTTATGCAGAATGTGCAATTGACGCGGGCGTTGGCTTTGTTAATTGCATTCCGGTTTTTATCGCCAGTAACCCCCTGTGGGCCGAGAAGTTTAAGCAAAATAACCTCCCCATTGTTGGCGATGATATTAAAGCTCAACTAGGAGCCACCATTACCCATCGCACTCTGTCCGACTTATTTAAGAAGCGTGGGGTAAAGTTAGAGCGAACCTATCAGCTTAATACAGGGGGTAACACAGACTTTCTGAATATGCTGAATCGCAGTCGCCTCGCCTCGAAAAAAGAGTCGAAAACCGAGGCGGTTCAGGCGGTTTTGGGTGATCGCTTAGAAGATCATGATATTCATGTGGGGCCAAGCGATTATGTGTCCTGGCAACAGGATAATAAAGTCTGTTTTATCCGCATGGAAGGGAAGCTATTTGGCGATGTGCCGATGAATTTGGAACTTCGCCTGTCTGTAGAAGACTCTCCTAATTCTGCCGGAGTGTCTATTGATGCTATTCGCTGCTGCAAACTGGCCCTTCAAGCCAAGAAAGGTGGAATTCTCCATTCTCCCTCATCTTTCTTTATGAAACATCCACCTCAGCAGTTTACGGATCAGGAAGCCTACGAGATGACTGAAGATTTTATTGCTGGCCGCCGCGACGACTAA